acaacctgcAAAAATGCCCTGTCACATACATCCCTGCAGTGCAGTAGATTGATACATCCGTGGTGTGAAGTCATCTGACAGATCAGAAAGTAGGAGAGTGTGGGTATTCATTtgcatctctgtttttttcaagCACCTCCTCCTCTGTTTCAGTGCTACTCAGTGTAAGCTTCCTTTCCTGGTCACTGTCCTCTTGGTCTTGAAGTGATTCTTGGTGAAGCTGCAATGACCTGCATTTCTTTAATGACTTTGAAACTGTTGTGGTCCCCCTGAATTTACGCTTGTTTAGATGCCTTGTTGCAGCTTCAGTGAAGTCTCTTTCCTCTACCATGAGAGTCAGTTTGTCCATGACATTTATATGATGGTCTGTGTTACAGCAGTTCTTGGATATCAGTTGGCCTTTGAAGGAAACAATGCATGTCTGAAGTCCAGAATTGGGGAAGAATGTTTGCAGTGCCTGACAAAGGAGAACATTCTCCTTTGGCTCTGCTGGGTGGTTTTTGTCTTCTcctgaggaaacaaaacaaagtcagAGCTCAGAACCTGTTGTACCACTGCTGTTTTGGCTGCTTAGGGttcagaagtgttttctgcttctgccaCTTGAGTCAACTTTGGAAGGGCAAGTCTTGCATCACATTTGGTTAACTTACCTGAAcaattttgttgctttttcctctttatttcttcttttaattggCTCACCTCTGCTAGGAGTTTCTCTACAGATCGTTCACTGATTTCTACTGTAATGCATATCTTCTGCAAGAAGAAGAGCATTTTGATTAGATTAACAGTATTCACAGCAGACTTTAAAATTGTTGCAAAAACCTTTAAGGTATTCATGGTTAAGTTGGACATAAAGTAGAAAAAGCTTAGGTAATGATTTGGAGGTGGATTTCTCAGACAACTTAAACCTTGTATTGAACTAGGTGCAAGATGTTTTATTTGATCCCATTTAGGCAAAGGAGATCTAACAAACTACAGATAGTACTCTttgaaaataatgcttttatGAGAATTTATTTGTGGACTCAAAGATTAGACATTGGACTTTCATCAAATGGGAACTTAAATCCTCAGCTTTGAGAATACAGTGTGCAGCACAGTAAATGGAACTCACTGATCTTTcagtttttccatgttttggacatggctttgttttctcatgCAGTGCAAGGTGTTGTAGCCCTTGGGTGCCTTGATTTTGTAGAACTGCTGAAGGTGAGGCAGGTGTGCCCGGCTTACCTTCAGTTCCTCCTGCAAGGTGGCATACATCTCATTTATCTTATGAACCTCTTGTAGGGATCCATCTTCATGGAAGAATTCTGACCTGTGGACCAAGAGTAGAACTGCATAACTGCAAGTTAGTGCTTACTTAGTAGGAGCTTTAGTGAGTAAAGAAGTGTTTTGGGCTTAAATGTCAGGTGCCTGTGTTGAGACTAACAGCTCCTGGCAAAATACAGGACTGAATTAATTTCCAAGTATGCTGGAATGGTAACTGTAGAAAACAGATCAACAAGTGAGCAAGATACGGCTATAGCATTTGCAAATGCACTTAAATGCTTTTATGAAAGGTAGGTGTAGTTATGGCAGTGAGAAGCTACAGCTGTCAGTAAATATGATGTTTTGTACCTGTGTTGTCTCACAGCTCTCACAAAACCAGAGGATACACAAGATCCAGACACTGTTCTGTAACCTTGCTGTTCTGCCATGCCCAAGTTGGTAACCACCAAAGGGACTTTCTGGAAAAGACTTAAAATGCAGAAGTATGAAAGCATGGTGTATTAATATCCAAAGGTCTCTCTTGCAAAGTTAAATGTTCTTGACCATTCAGGATCTGAGGGGAGGGTTACAGTATAGTTAATCCTTGCTAAATGTATTACATCACCTACAGAAGAGGCTAAAGGCAAACTCCAAAGGCAGCCAGAAGCTGAGAAATGTCCATAATTCCCTCCCTTTCTGGCTTCAACACACACTAATGCAACCCTTGCTATGCCTAGCTTGTGAGCAGGATGTCTCTGAAGATAAACTTAACAccaatttaaatgttttgatgaACACCATGTATGGTTGAAATCCTGTACACAGAACAATTTGATCAGGAACAGCTTAGGTGTGTAAATAAACTGACAGCTTGGTGATGCTGGCACTACAGATAAAAAGGGTAACCCCAGAATAGAATTCCAGGGTAAGCCTTCAACTGTGCTCTGGCAATGTGAGGAATAATCTTATTAAAAGTTTAAGTTTCAAAGGTAAAATAAACAGTGTTCTTGATTCAGTTGCAACAAAGTAGAGAAACTTTCAAGTTTTAGCACATGCTGTAGACATTACCCTTCCTGTGGCCGATGTAGAGCATGTTCCAATCTGTAAGTAGAACAACTTTCTGTCATCACACTAGAGGTTAAAAGGAGGAATACAAGCCCCTGATTTGATAGGTGTGACTGCAGGTTTTTATGAAGAACTCTTTCCCGGAATGTCATGGTCTGGTCTGAGTTACGTCTGAATTTGTACCATCCTATTACATTctgcaggcagaagaaaattcagttaCTGTTAAATCATGATGTCCCTGTGTGTCACACTGAAGCAAGTTTCATTCAGTGCAAAGTTGTGTCTTAATTGTTTGCTAGTAGGTGTGTAGTCAAGCAGTGAGTTAACATGAAACCCTTAACACTTCTAAGCCTAATTCCCATCTTTCCTTCAAAACCATGTGTTGAATTGGTCTGTTTCTGAGCCTGTGTTCAAGCTGAAACTGCATgctttcctctgttttgttgtttgtttattttcagctttcagtttcCCCTTGTAAAATTTTGTTCTGtggaaaatcaaaattttttttgatgAAGTGGTTCTCAACCACTTGTGAGCTGACCTAAACTGATCTTAAGGTGGAAATTGGTGCAACTCCTTTGGGATCCTTGAAGTGTTCACTTGAGAACTTAATAATTAAAAGTAAAGTTGTGACACATATGTAGGCAAACCCTATTCAAAGCTAAgctaaactgtttttttttaaaggaggaaaagaatgtAGCTGCCTTGACCAGCAGCATGAGGGACtataaaaagtttaaaatgagaaaagaaaaaacctttaTGCAAGAGGTATCCAGAACAGCCTCTAAAATTTGAGTGAACTCTTCAGTATGGTttagatttgaaaataaaataccttctTACAGCCTGACAGTATTTTCTTCAGGGCAAGTTCATTCAGTTCTCCTGCAGAATTATAAAagctagaagaaaaataagacaatTAGAGGGGAAGAAATTTGACTGGAAAAATAACTCTAGCATGCTGGGAATcatctcacttttttttttttaatctttaattaaTACTATTAAGGATGAGGGATTAGAATGTATGGGAtactttttttcagtgtgttgaCATTGTTCTGTAGCTTATAAGGTATCATAGCTCACCAGAAGTTGCAGTATGCCTTATCTCTATTTCTATATGCAtagacaaacacaaaaaaaaaaaaatttggttaaCTTACCTGAAcaattttgttgctttttcctctttatttcttcttttaattggCTCACCTCTGCTAGGAGTTTCTCTACAGATCGTTCACTGATTTCTACTGTAATGCATATCTTCTGCAAGAAGAAGAGCATTTTGATTAGATTAACAGTATTCACAGCAGACTTTAAAATTGTTGCAAAAACCTTTAAGGTATTCATGGTTAAGTTGGACATAAAGTAGAAAAAGCTTAGGTAATGATTTGGAGGTGGATTTCTCAGACAACTTAAACCTTGTATTGAACTAGGTGCAAGATGTTTTATTTGATCCCATTTAGGCAAAGGAGATCTAACAAACTACAGATAGTACTCTttgaaaataatgcttttatGAGAATTTATTTGTGGACTCAAAGATTAGACATTGGACTTTCATCAAATGGGAACTTAAATCCTCAGCAAGCTGCAATGACCTGCATTTCTTTAATGACTTTGAAACTGTTGTGGTCCCCCTGAACAATGACCTGCATTTCTTGAATGACTTTGAAACTGTTGTGGTCCCCCTGAATTTACGCTTGTTTAGATGCCTTGTTGCAGCTTCAGTGAAGTCTCTTTCCTCTACCATGAGAGTCAGTTTGTCCATGACATTTATATGATGGTCTGTGTTACAGCAGTTCTTGGATATCAGTTGGCCTTTGAAGGAAACAATGCATGTCTGAAGTCCAGAATTGGGGAAGAATGTTTGCAGTGCCTGACAAAGGAGAACATTCTCCTTTGGCTCTGCTGGGTGGTTTTTGTCTTCTcctgaggaaacaaaacaaagtcagAGCTCAGAACCTGTTGTACCACTGCTGTTTTGGCTGCTTAGGGttcagaagtgttttctgcttctgccaCTTGAGTCAACTTTGGAAGGGCAAGTCTTGCATCACATTTGGTTAACTTACCTGAAcaattttgttgctttttcctctttatttcttcttttaattggCTCACCTCTGCTAGGAGTTTCTCTACAGATCGTTCACTGATTTCTACCGTAATGCATATTTTCTGCAAGAAGAAGAGCATTTTGATTAGATTAACAGTATTCACAGCAGACTTTAAAATTGTTGCAAAAACCTTTAAGGTATTCATGGTTAAGTTGGACATAAAGTAGAAAAAGCTTAGGTAATGATTTGGAGGTGGATTTCTCAGACAACTTAAACCTTGTATTGAACTAGGTGCAAGATGTTTTATTTGATCCCATTTAGGCAAAGGAGATCTAACAAACTACAGATAGTACTCCttgaaaataatgcttttatGAGAATTTAATTGTGGACTCAAAGATTAGACATTGTACTTTCATCAAATGGGAACTTAAATCCTCAGCTTTGAGAATACAGTGTGCAGCACAGTAAATGGAACTCACTGATCTTTcagtttttccatgttttggacatggctttgttttctcatgCAGTGCAAGGTGTTGTAGCCCTTGGGTGCCTTGATTTTGTAGAACTGCTGAAGGTGAGGCAGGTGTGCCCGGCTTACCTTCAGTTCCTCCTGCAAGGTGGCATACATCTCATTTATCTTATGAACCTCTTGTAGGGATCCATCTTCATGGAAGAATTCTGACCTGTGGACCAAGAGTAGAACTGCATAACTGCAAGTTAGTGCTTACTTAGTAGGAGCTTTAGTGAGTAAAGAAGTGTTTTGGGCTTAAATGTCAGGTGCCTGTGTTGAGACTAACAGCTCCTGGCAAAATACAGGACTGAATTAATTTCCAAGTATGCTGGAATGGTAACTGTAGAAAACAGATCAACAAGTGAGCAAGATACGGCTATAGCATTTGCAAAAGCTCTTAAATGCTTTTATGAAAGGTAGGTGTAGTTATGGCAGTGAGAAGCTACAGCTGTCAGTAAATATGATGTTTTGTACCTGTGTTGTCTCACAGCTCTCACAAAACCAGAGGATACACAAGATCCAGACACTGTTCTGTAACCTTGCTGTTCTGCCATGCCCAAGTTGGTAACCACCAAAGGGACTTTCTGGAAAAGacttaaaatgcagaaatatgaaAGCATGATGTATTAATATCCAAAGGTCTCTCTTTCAAAGTTAAATGTTCTTGACCATTCAAGATCTGAGGGGAGGGTTACAGTATAGTTAATCCTTGCTAAATGTATTACATCACCTACAGAAGAGGCTAAAGGCAAACTCCAAAGGCAGCCAGAAGCTGAGAAATGTCCATAATTCCCTCCCTTTCTGGCTTCAACACACACTAATGACTTGCTTGCTATGCCTAGCTTGTGAGCAGGATGTCTCTGAAGATAAACTTAACAccaatttaaatgttttgatgaACACCATGTATGGTTGAAATCCTGTACACAGAACAATTTGATCAGGAACAGCTTAGGTGTGTAAATAAACTGACAGCTTGGTGATGCTGGCACTACAGATAAAAAGGGTAACCCCAGAATAGAATTCCAGGGTAAGCCTTCAACTGTGCTCTGGCAATGTGAGGAATAATCTTATTAAAAGTTTAAGTTTCAAAGGTAAAATAAACAGTGTTCTTGATTCAGTTGCAACAAAGTAGAGAAACTTTCAAGTTTTAGCACATGCTGTAGACATTACCCTTCCTGTGGCCGATGTAGAGCATGTTCCAATCTGTAAGTAGAACAACTTTCTGTCATCACACTAGAGGTTAAAAGGAGGAATACAAGCCCCTGATTTGATAGGTGTGACTGCAGGTTTTTATGAAGAACTCTTTCCCGGAATGTCATGGTCTGGTCTGAGTTACGTCTGAATTTGTACCATCCTATTACATTctgcaggcagaagaaaattcagtgtaTGAAAGCATGGTGTATTAATATCCAAAGGTCTCTCTTGCAAAGTTAAATGTTCTTGACCATTCAGGATCTGAGGGGAGGGTTACAGTATAGTTAATCCTTGCTAAATGTATTACATCACCTACAGAAGAGGCTAAAGGCAAACTCCAAAGGCAGCCAGAAGCTGAGAAATGTCCATAATTCCCTCCCTTTCTGGCTTCAACACACACTAATGCAACCCTTGCTATGCCTAGCTTGTGAGCAGGATGTCTCTGAAGATAAACTTAACAccaatttaaatgttttgatgaACACCATGTATGGTTGAAATCCTGTACACAGAACAATTTGATCAGGAACAGCTTAGGTGTGTAAATAAACTGACAGCTTGGTGATGCTGGCACTACAGATAAAAAGGGTAACCCCAGAATAGAATTCCAGGGTAAGCCTTCAACTGTGCTCTGGCAATGTGAGGAATAATCTTATTAAAAGTTTAAGTTTCAAAGGTAAAATAAACAGTGTTCTTGATTCAGTTGCAACAAAGTAGAGAAACTTTCAAGTTTTAGCACATGCTGTAGACATTACCCTTCCTGTGGCCGATGTAGAGCATGTTCCAATCTGTAAGTAGAACAACTTTCTGTCATCACACTAGAGGTTAAAAGGAGGAATACAAGCCCCTGATTTGATAGGTGTGACTGCAGGTTTTTATGAAGAACTCTTTCCCGGAATGTCATGGTCTGGTCTGAGTTACGTCTGAATTTGTACCATCCTATTACATTctgcaggcagaagaaaattcagttaCTGTTAAATCATGATGTCCCTGTGTGTCACACTGAAGCAAGTTTCATTCAGTGCAAAGTTGTGTCTTAATTGTTTGCTAGTAGGTGTGTAGTCAAGCAGTGAGTTAACATGAAACCCTTAACACTTCTAAGCCTAATTCCCATCTTTCCTTCAAAACCATGTGTTGAATTGGTCTGTTTCTGAGCCTGTGTTCAAGCTGAAACTGCATgctttcctctgttttgttgtttgtttattttcagctttcagtttcCCCTTGTAAAATTTTGTTCTGtggaaaatcaaaattttttttgatgAAGTGGTTCTCAACCACTTGTGAGCTGACCTAAACTGATCTTAAGGTGGAAATTGGTGCAACTCCTTTGGGATCCTTGAAGTGTTCACTTGAGAACTTAATAATTAAAAGTAAAGTTGTGACACATATGTAGGCAAACCCTATTCAAAGCTAAgctaaactgtttttttttaaaggaggaaaagaatgtAGCTGCCTTGACCAGCAGCATGAGGGACtataaaaagtttaaaatgagaaaagaaaaaacctttaTGCAAGAGGTATCCAGAACAGCCTCTAAAATTTGAGTGAACTCTTCAGTATGGTttagatttgaaaataaaataccttctTACAGCCTGACAGTATTTTCTTCAGGGCAAGTTCATTCAGTTCTCCTGCAGAATTATAAAagctagaagaaaaataagacaatTAGAGGGGAAGAAATTTGACTGGAAAAATAACTCTAGCATGCTGGGAATcatctcacttttttttttttaatctttaattaaTACTATTAAGGATGAGGGATTAGAATGTATGGGAtactttttttcagtgtgttgaCATTGTTCTGTAGCTTATAAGGTATCATAGCTCACCAGAAGTTGCAGTATGCCTTATCTCTATTTCTATATGCAtagacaaacacaaaaaaaaaaaaaccaacaaaaccaaccatAAAGGACCAAAACAGGAATAACATAAGGCATTTTGCATCTGTAATTCCAAGAGGTTGATATGACTACTGTGGTTACAGCTGGGTGATTTTCAATATAAGTTTAACTCTTAAAGAGTTCAAGTTAGGATTAATTCTAGCTTTTCAATATCTGTTTCCTCAAGATTCTTACCTGAACAACTGGTAGCAAGGAATATGCTTCTGTATGTCTGGAAAGAGAAAGTAATATTACTCTGGGTTCATCAGCCTAAGATATATGTTCTTCTATGTGCTATGATCAGCATGAAACTcatagaaaataattctgtataaTTTATTGAAATTGAATACAttaacataaaattaaataaggagaagaaaggaaatatttataaaatattgattAATTTTGTCAAATGTAAAGGGAACCACTTacataaactgtattttttgaatatttttctaatttatcaACTGGAAAATCAAGCTGGgtactttatatttttctcctttctgctgggTGCAAGAGTAGTATGTAGTATGTAGGATTTTACTTGAGTTACTCAGTGCACATCCACTCCAGTCACATCAAGAgagtaatgaaaaatacatctggCATCTGCTTAGTGAAATTATTAAAGAGCTTTCAGCCTTCACAGACAGAATTTTATAAGCTCCAAATGAGGTAATAGATACTAATACATTACAGTTCACATCACTGACAGACAAAGCTTTTCCAGGGCAACTGTGGTCTAGGGGAGTTTGTAGCCCAGACAAGAGTCTAAACCCTAAGTTATGTTTAATGTAGCAAGATATTTGGCAAAGAGTAGCCAGGAACTAAGAAGGattatttcttctaaattactgtgttttctgcagtaaaactgtatttttttagcagttaaaatgttacaaaataaCCCATGTGTTTTcggttgtttgggtttgttttgttgttttggtttttttttacatcgGCGAAGCGTGTAGGATCTTGGAGCATTGATCTTGCTGTGGAGTTTTGACTGCTGTCCCTCAGAACTGAAAGCTGTCAGTTACCGCCTGAAAGCAAGCAGGCTATGAAAAATGCGGACACACTAACCGATTGTATAGACAACTTCAACATCATCCATTTGGGAGTCTGTAATGCTGTTCTTGGCTTCACCTTTCACATCTCCAAGGAGAAAACCTTCCTTtagaggggaagagggaaaaaaaacacatcatGTTAACAGTAGCACTGAACGGTCACTCCTGCTCTCCTCGGCGCTGGTGTGGCCTCGCCccctgtcctgtgtgcagttctgggtgccacaatgtaagaaaaatacaaagctaTTAGAAAGTATCCAAAGGATGGCTGCCGAGATGGAGTCTCTAGGTAGAGGAGCTGCCTCAGCAGGAGAATGGGAGGTGACACAGTCTATTCAGCCTGGAGGGGAGACTTCATTGCGGTCTACAGCTGCCTCAAGAGAAGTGGAGCgacagacactgatctcttcccTCCGCCGACCGTGGCAGGACCCGAGGGAGCTGcggagctgtgctgggggaggtttaggttggatatcagaaaaaggctttttcccCGGAGGGTGTTCGGGCAGTGGAGCAGCACCAAAGCCTGGCAGTGTTCAGGGAGCGTTTGGACAGCGCTCACAGGGACACGGCGggactcttggggtgtcctctGCGGGGCCAAGAGTTGGGCTAcatgatccttgtgggcccCTTCCTAATGAGTGCTATcttcagaagaggaaagaggagagaaggaatcaATCCGCGGCGCGGCAGAGCTGTGTCCCGGTGGTTCGCGGTGGCTCCGGgggcaccgggggggggggggggggggggggggggggggggggggggggggggggggggggggggggggggggggggggggggggggggggggggggggggggggggggggggggggggggggggggggggggggggggggggggggggggggggggggggggggggggggggggggggggggggggggggggggggggggggggggggggggggggggggggggggggggggggggggggggggggggggggggggggggggggggggggggggggggggggggggggggggggggggggggggggggggggggggggggggggggggggggggggggggggggggggggggggggggggggggggggggggggggggggggggggggggggggggggggggggggggggggggggggggggggggggggggggggggggggggggggggggggggggggggggggggggggcggcccggcccggcccggcccgcagCGGATCTCCCCTCAGCCGCAAAATGGGAGCTCGAAACGCCTTCTCGGGAGAGCGGGCTCTCTGGTGTCTGAGCTTGGCCTGCTTTCCCAGGGAGATTTAATCCGTGAAGCGgtcacagaatcaattaggttggaaaagatctcagAGATCATCAAGCTCAGGCCGTGGCTGAACACCACCATGTCAACCAGGCCCTGGCAttgagtgccacgtccaggcTTTCcacaaacacctccagggacagtgactccaccacctccctgggcagccagtCACCACTTCtgtgcagaaattcctcctaatgtTCAATATAAACCTCTCgtggtgcagcttaagactgtaAGGTAGCAGCTAGCAAGCAAGCTCTGAGTCATGTCCACGTGTTAGAAAGACAAATTTTTTGTTAGTAGAATTATCTTTTTAAGGTTTAGGGCTAGACGTGCTTCAATGGTCTCCCCTGGGGAAGAAAGGATGCCCATGGATACTGGGTACAAAGAATGCATAGCTTAGGGGCAGTTCAGGGGTTTGTCCCGAGGATGGATGGAGCCGTCTGTCCTCAGCCATTGCTCCCAGTCCCCGGCCGGCAGGGTCTGTGCTGATGGCAGCACCCACCGAGCTGCTCTGCGAGCTGTGCCTTGAGGCTTCCACCGAAACACCAGCGTTTGACATGAGCTGCCAGGCCCACTTTGTCCCGGTGTGAGTGAGGGTGGAGCGAGGTGTGCTGCCGTCTCCAGAGGAGGAGGATTGTGCCATGCCAGCCTGCAGAATGAAAGGCATGGCGCTGGCTGAGCCTTTCCAAACAGGACATGCCGCTGTGAGTATGTCTGGAGGTGCGCTGCGCTCTTTGGGAATGTGGGGAGAGTCTTCTGAGTTAATAACCTAGTAAAATGTGATAAGGGTGTAATAAAATGATAATGCTAAATAATGATCTGACAGCAGTAACTTGTCCTGCTTCTTCCTTAGACAAAGACTGCAGAATGCGTGTTTTGTATTTGGTGAATTGTCACATCTTACTTCTTTTTAATACTTGTAgtaacctttttttccccattctaGAAGGTGCTCCTGGTATATCAGTCAGAAGAAAGTCCTAGAAAACAATTTCAGGAAGAGTTACAAGTGACAACATTCTTTGAAATGTGATCTGGTCTAAAAGCTGCAGGAGTTTTACTCCTTTACTTCAGGAGAGCAAATGTTTGATATTGTCCCTCATCAGGACTATAGATAAGTACATTCTTAGCCTTAGATGTTAATTTCCTGACTCTTGAAATAGGATGTATGGACCTGGGGTCTTTCAAGAGGTATTTCCATGCTTTTTAAGTCTCACATGTATTTTCTTAGGTTgcatataaaatttatattttcagtgcagtttcttttccctaaaatttttttttgcaagactTAGAAGGAGAATGGTTAGTTTTAgcatatttacatttaaataaaattctttaagTATTGTTTAAAATATGTATGAATGATGCCAGCATTTAGAAGGGAAAACTGCTGTGATTCTTAACTATTGTTACAATGGAGATAGAGACCAGGTAAGACTTTCATTTCTTAACACAATCGTAAACGATCTAGATTTCTGAATAAGGGGATGACAAGTCTCTGGATGGTACAGAATGGTGGACAAGGTTGGTGGGAAAGAGCTAGCATGCATTTCTTGCAATGCAGACCATGTGGTATTAAACAAATGGGTAACAAGTACAACACATCTAAAGGGATGTATTACAACAAATGATTCCATTATCATGTTGCTTTGGTAGAGGCAGCAAGAAGAGATGCTATGACAAGCTTCTATAGCTGTTTGGGGAGAAAATGTTGAAAGTGGACATGAAATGCTGACCCAGTTCAGGAATTCTCCCAAAGAACCTTGTGCTGTCCTTGCAGTCACTTCTaagccagagctgggagaaaatTGTATGCATTTAATCAATGCAATAAGTGTTAGGCATTGACAAATTAATTTGTTGCTTTATGTCAATAGTACAAACCATATACAAGATTTATATGGACAATATATGAGGTATGTATTGACAGCCATGCAAAGCCTACACATCTGTGGGTATTTATACATTGCTGAGGCAAACAAATGTAATCAGAAGATGTAGTGGATTTCCCTGTTTTGAGATACAAAGACTCAAGCCTGTTGTAAGCCACAGGATACAATAAATAACTTTCTGTAATTGTTGAATTTATCTTGAGTGGAAACAATAATGCTTGTGCGGTCAGAGCTAAATGTGTTACACTCATACAATGAGTGATACAGTAGTCAAAGATActtcttcagtgttttcatgATTGCCTGCTGATGGCCGAAGTTAAAGCGTAGCTAGCACAATGTTACTGTGGTCAGATACAAACACACTCCTGTTTGGTGGTGAAGATGAACTCTGTAGAGACCTAAAGAGCAGCAGACGTAGCTCAGTTAGAGTGAGAATGCAGAGGAGCATATATTTGCGCTTCAGTGCAAAGACAGTGTGTtttccataaataaatattgcacCTGACACTGCTTGCCATGCAATAGGTGACCTCTAAGGTTATTCTGGCCTTTGGGAGGATTTTCCACAAGTAAAGCATGAACCTCAGTCTTGAtaaatatcaaaacaaaacGACCGGAAATTATTTCACCCTTGAGTAGCAATTAGGTGAGGAGTTTGATAAATGTGGGGTTGAAACATTGAGAAGACATAAGCATtaataaaaaaggctttttgttgttgttacagCTGGTTAAAGTTTAGTTGAAAAAGAGATCTTCTTAGTAGTTTTCATTCTGAATATACTCATGAGAATTACCGGAGTGTAGGATGTTCTGATCAGTCCTGTTTGAAGAGTTTCTTATCCTGCAAAACATAATCCTGGTGTCCCTGGATGTTAAGTGATGCTGGTAAGTCAGCCCAGGTTTGCTGTCTGACTCTGTGTCATTGTCTTACAAAGCTTTTCTAAATAGATCAGTCTGCTTTGTAGCATGGCAAAACTCACAGAAAAATACCTGGAAGCCCTACAACTAAAGtcagaagaataattttagcAATAGCTTAAATTAGCATCTTCCTATGCCTGATGGCAATGTCAGGATGCACTTCTGTACCCTGGAGGCAAGCAGCTTTTGACAATGTTGCTACTCCAAACAGGTAAAAATTGTACCCTGTATATTTCCTATAAAAAGGATCAAGTGATAGAAAGTTGACCTTGACTGACAGTCATGATCATTGTCATTTGCCTCAGGTAGAAATACCTCTTTGTTAACCCTTAGGGAGTGTGTTACTTCAGCACCTGAAGcacctcctggctgcagctgatgGATCAGTGCTGCTTTGGAGCAGTATTTGCTGGGGACATGTGGTGTTTGGGTGGTCTGGTAAGAAAGGTGGTACAAGAAAGGCAGGCTGCAAAGTCTCCCCTGACATCCCCTTGGAGTCACTGGAATGGTTAGTGTTGGACAGGAAGGAAGCATACCAAGAAAGAGTGGTTGCCAAAATTTCTGTGACTGTGT
The genomic region above belongs to Ficedula albicollis isolate OC2 chromosome 4, FicAlb1.5, whole genome shotgun sequence and contains:
- the FAM175A gene encoding BRCA1-A complex subunit Abraxas isoform X2 codes for the protein MDDVEVVYTIDIQKHIPCYQLFSFYNSAGELNELALKKILSGCKKNVIGWYKFRRNSDQTMTFRERVLHKNLQSHLSNQGLVFLLLTSSVMTESCSTYRLEHALHRPQEGLFQKVPLVVTNLGMAEQQGYRTVSGSCVSSGFVRAVRQHRSEFFHEDGSLQEVHKINEMYATLQEELKKICITVEISERSVEKLLAEVSQLKEEIKRKKQQNCSGEDKNHPAEPKENVLLCQALQTFFPNSGLQTCIVSFKGQLISKNCCNTDHHINVMDKLTLMVEERDFTEAATRHLNKRKFRGTTTVSKSFKKCRSLHQESLQDQEDSDQERKLTLSSTETEEEVLEKNRDANEYPHSPTF
- the FAM175A gene encoding BRCA1-A complex subunit Abraxas isoform X4, whose product is MTFRERVLHKNLQSHLSNQGLVFLLLTSSVMTESCSTYRLEHALHRPQEGLFQKVPLVVTNLGMAEQQGYRTVSGSCVSSGFVRAVRQHRSEFFHEDGSLQEVHKINEMYATLQEELKKICITVEISERSVEKLLAEVSQLKEEIKRKKQQNCSGEDKNHPAEPKENVLLCQALQTFFPNSGLQTCIVSFKGQLISKNCCNTDHHINVMDKLTLMVEERDFTEAATRHLNKRKFRGTTTVSKSLKKCRSLQLHQESLQDQEDSDQERKLTLSSTETEEEVLEKNRDANEYPHSPTF
- the FAM175A gene encoding BRCA1-A complex subunit Abraxas isoform X1 — encoded protein: MDDVEVVYTIDIQKHIPCYQLFSFYNSAGELNELALKKILSGCKKNVIGWYKFRRNSDQTMTFRERVLHKNLQSHLSNQGLVFLLLTSSVMTESCSTYRLEHALHRPQEGLFQKVPLVVTNLGMAEQQGYRTVSGSCVSSGFVRAVRQHRSEFFHEDGSLQEVHKINEMYATLQEELKKICITVEISERSVEKLLAEVSQLKEEIKRKKQQNCSGEDKNHPAEPKENVLLCQALQTFFPNSGLQTCIVSFKGQLISKNCCNTDHHINVMDKLTLMVEERDFTEAATRHLNKRKFRGTTTVSKSFKKCRSLQLHQESLQDQEDSDQERKLTLSSTETEEEVLEKNRDANEYPHSPTF
- the FAM175A gene encoding BRCA1-A complex subunit Abraxas isoform X3, whose protein sequence is MTFRERVLHKNLQSHLSNQGLVFLLLTSSVMTESCSTYRLEHALHRPQEGLFQKVPLVVTNLGMAEQQGYRTVSGSCVSSGFVRAVRQHRSEFFHEDGSLQEVHKINEMYATLQEELKKICITVEISERSVEKLLAEVSQLKEEIKRKKQQNCSGEDKNHPAEPKENVLLCQALQTFFPNSGLQTCIVSFKGQLISKNCCNTDHHINVMDKLTLMVEERDFTEAATRHLNKRKFRGTTTVSKSFKKCRSLQLHQESLQDQEDSDQERKLTLSSTETEEEVLEKNRDANEYPHSPTF